From Brassica oleracea var. oleracea cultivar TO1000 chromosome C3, BOL, whole genome shotgun sequence, a single genomic window includes:
- the LOC106330903 gene encoding protein TIFY 5A-like: MENNCDLELRLFPTSSYDESDTSVVESRSCGNSLSKEEESQRITIFYSEKMCVSSNVAHLQAKSIILIASREMEERSSSNGSDPRNRLTRLHHHQLPNPKASMKRSLQSFLQKRRIRIQAASPYHHHSRPYCFYFVSQFLFDIL; encoded by the exons ATGGAGAACAACTGCGATTTGGAACTTCGTCTCTTTCCAACATCTTCTTATGATGAGTCAGATACCTC GGTGGTAGAATCAAGAAGCTGTGGAAATTCACTATCGAAGGAAGAAGAATCTCAGAGGATCACAATTTTCTACAGTGAAAAAATGTGTGTTTCTTCGAATGTTGCCCATCTTCAG GCGAAATCTATAATATTGATCGCGAGTAGAGAGATGGAAGAGAGGTCATCCTCAAACGGGTCGGATCCTCGGAACAGGTTGACCCGATTACATCATCATCAGCTTCCAAATCCAAAGGCTTCTATGAAAAGATCTCTCCAAAGTTTTCTTCAGAAACGGAGGATTCGAATTCAAGCAGCTTCACCGTACCATCATCATTCACGACCATATTGTTTTTATTTTGTTTCTCAATTTTTATTTGACATACTTTAG